A genomic region of Arachis stenosperma cultivar V10309 chromosome 9, arast.V10309.gnm1.PFL2, whole genome shotgun sequence contains the following coding sequences:
- the LOC130948640 gene encoding LEAF RUST 10 DISEASE-RESISTANCE LOCUS RECEPTOR-LIKE PROTEIN KINASE-like 2.1 isoform X2, with translation MSFSAPLPNLKQQMILRISIHYNEPQMYIIITIIFLFFLTTTVVSVNSKFVACTPRSCGNGLNIKYPFWIPYEQDSFCGYPHFEITCKNKNPTLKASIYHLLVKDINYSNSSFTAANLAAYEETCPAPMHNYSFDQLPFTYSSENNNLSFFYNCTTKPIDFPIYEVDCAKNATHYSFAVFHKEALENKNYFINECQFVINVPLNMNADVNFSSLLQMNYTEILKIGFLLNWTAPDCQYCEKSGGRCGFDGDQFLCFCKDKSYLKSCGDGNHWKWIVVVIGATAAAVIAGLLSICYFTYMSPASQEQNCFPTKGNQDIETFLKNHGVLTIKRYKFSDVKKMTNSFKVKLGQGGFGVVYKGKLSNDFDVAVKMLNPSKGNGEEFINEVASISRTSHINVVALLGFCLEGHKKVLIYEFMSNGSLDNFIYKKNPKNTALLSWDNLYQISIGIARGLEYLHRGCNILILHFDIKPHNILLDENFCPKISDFGLAKLCPRKESHISMSETRGTIGYIAPEVWSRHLGRVSHKSDVYSYGMMLLEMVGMKENILAKTSHTSEMYFPDWIYKRLDQGTQLGPDDDGEVAIEENDVVKKMTIVGLWCIQTIPNDRPTMSRVVEMLEGSMNSLEMPPRPVLSSTRVVVESSSNVVSLVESSSVVSVVESSTNVT, from the exons ATGTCCTTCTCTGCACCCCTTCCAAATCTCAAGCAACAAATGATCCTTCGAATCTCCATCCATTACAATGAGCCTCAAATGTACATTATAATCACCattatcttcttgttcttcctGACTACCACTGTGGTATCTGTTAATTCCAAATTTGTGGCCTGCACACCTAGAAGCTGTGGAAATGGTCTAAACATTAAGTATCCATTCTGGATCCCTTACGAACAGGATTCATTTTGCGGCTATCCTCACTTTGAGATCACCTGCAAGAACAAGAATCCAACTCTCAAAGCATCCATTTATCACTTGCTAGTGAAAGATATCAATTATTCCAACTCTTCATTTACTGCTGCTAACCTTGCTGCCTATGAGGAAACGTGTCCTGCTCCCATGCACAATTACAGTTTTGATCAGTTACCATTTACTTATAGTTCTGAGAACAATAATCTCTCTTTCTTCTATAACTGTACCACGAAACCAATAGATTTCCCCATATATGAAGTAGATTGTGCTAAAAATGCTACTCATTATTCATTTGCGGTTTTTCATAAGGAGGCACTGGAGAACAAAAACTACTTCATAAATGAGTGTCAGTTTGTGATTAATGTGCCACTTAACATGAATGCTGATGTTAATTTCAGTAGCTTATTGCAAATGAATTACACTGAAATTTTGAAGATAGGATTTCTTTTAAACTGGACTGCACCCGATTGCCAATACTGTGAGAAAAGTGGTGGACGGTGTGGATTTGATGGTGATCAGTTTCTCTGTTTCTGCAAGGATAAGTCTTACCTGAAAAGTTGTGGTGATG GAAATCACTGGAAATGGATAGTCGTTGTTATAG GTGCTACAGCAGCTGCAGTAATTGCAGGATTGTTGAGTATTTGTTATTTTACCTACATGTCACCAGCATCGCAAGAACAAAACTGCTTTCCAACGAAGGGTAACCAAGATATTGAAACTTTCTTAAAAAATCATGGAGTGTTAACtataaaaagatataaattctCTGATGTGAAGAAAATGACCAACTCCTTCAAAGTTAAACTAGGACAAGGTGGTTTTGGTGTTGTATACAAGGGAAAGTTATCCAATGATTTCGATGTGGCAGTCAAAATGTTGAATCCATCCAAAGGAAATGGTGAAGAATTTATTAACGAGGTAGCTAGCATTAGTAGAACTTCTCATATTAATGTTGTCGCCCTTCTTGGATTTTGCTTAGAAGGTCACAAGAAAGTTCTCATCTATGAATTTATGTCCAATGGTTCCCTTGACAATTTTATTTACAAAAAGAACCCTAAGAATACAGCACTCTTGAGTTGGGataatttgtatcaaatttccATAGGGATTGCTAGAGGATTGGAGTATTTGCATAGAGGATGCAACATTCTTATTTTACATTTTGACATAAAACCACATAATATTCTTTTGGATGAAAACTTTTGTCCTAAGATATCAGATTTTGGGCTAGCAAAGCTTTGTCCTAGAAAAGAAAGTCATATTTCAATGTCCGAAACTAGAGGAACAATAGGGTACATAGCTCCAGAAGTGTGGAGTAGACATCTCGGTAGAGTTTCACATAAATCTGATGTTTATAGCTATGGAATGATGCTTCTAGAAATGGTAGGAATGAAGGAGAACATCCTTGCAAAGACAAGTCACACAAGCGAGATGTACTTCCCTGATTGGATATACAAAAGGCTTGATCAAGGAACTCAACTGGGACCTGATGATGATGGGGAAGTGGCCATAGAGGAAAATGATGTTGTTAAGAAAATGACAATCGTGGGTTTATGGTGCATTCAAACAATTCCAAATGACAGACCAACAATGAGTAGAGTTGTAGAAATGTTGGAAGGCAGCATGAATTCCCTGGAAATGCCACCAAGACCTGTCCTGTCTTCAACAAGAGTGGTAGTAGAATCTTCTTCTAATGTTGTGTCGTTGGTGGAATCTTCTTCTGTTGTATCAGTTGTAGAATCTTCTACTAATGTAACTTAG